From the Flavobacteriales bacterium genome, one window contains:
- a CDS encoding rRNA pseudouridine synthase yields MEKKNKSFNKSKKEDSKNGFNKGDNKKSAFKKPFAKRISKKPVKSDKPGMRLNQFIAHSGISSRREADNLIKAGLVQVNGKIIVEMGFRVMPTDTVKFNKETIASETKRYLLLNKPKDYLTSTDDPKKKNVYELIAKACKERLYPVGRLDRITSGLLLFTNDGELSKKLTYPKQRVKKIYHITLDKNLKAADLNKIKEGISVDGHVVDIETISYIQNSPKKEVGVEIHIGKNSTLKTLFAHLGYKIVRMDRVYFGGLTKKDITRGRYRFLSDKEVSMLKMI; encoded by the coding sequence ATGGAAAAAAAGAATAAGAGTTTTAACAAAAGTAAGAAAGAGGATTCTAAAAATGGTTTCAATAAAGGAGATAATAAAAAGTCTGCTTTTAAAAAACCCTTTGCTAAACGTATATCCAAAAAGCCTGTAAAAAGCGATAAGCCTGGCATGCGATTAAATCAGTTCATTGCACATTCTGGAATAAGTTCACGTAGAGAAGCCGATAATCTTATAAAAGCAGGACTCGTACAAGTCAATGGTAAAATTATTGTAGAGATGGGCTTTAGAGTAATGCCAACAGATACCGTTAAATTCAATAAAGAAACCATAGCCTCTGAAACCAAGCGTTATTTACTATTAAACAAACCCAAAGACTACCTAACGAGCACTGACGATCCTAAAAAGAAAAATGTATACGAACTCATTGCTAAAGCCTGTAAAGAACGGCTTTATCCTGTCGGACGCCTAGATAGAATTACTTCTGGTCTTTTATTATTTACTAACGATGGCGAACTATCCAAAAAGCTAACCTACCCTAAACAGCGAGTTAAAAAAATATATCACATTACACTAGATAAAAACCTAAAAGCGGCAGACTTAAACAAAATAAAAGAAGGAATTAGTGTAGATGGACACGTGGTAGATATCGAAACTATTTCTTACATTCAAAATTCACCTAAAAAAGAAGTTGGTGTTGAAATTCATATCGGTAAAAACAGCACATTAAAAACCTTATTTGCTCACTTAGGATACAAAATTGTAAGAATGGACAGAGTATATTTTGGAGGGTTGACCAAAAAAGATATTACTAGAGGCAGATACAGATTTTTAAGTGATAAAGAAGTATCAATGCTAAAAATGATTTAA
- a CDS encoding YraN family protein, which yields MNKAHEIGRQGEAIALHFLACKKHQILERNWRWQKAEIDIISQDKKTIVFVEVKTRSTERYGQPKEFVSLRKETLMKEAAEAYLEINELELELRFDIISIVLKNGKTKIEHLENVF from the coding sequence ATGAACAAAGCCCATGAAATAGGGCGTCAAGGTGAAGCTATAGCTTTGCACTTTTTAGCCTGTAAAAAACATCAAATATTAGAGAGAAACTGGCGTTGGCAAAAAGCCGAAATCGACATTATATCTCAAGATAAAAAGACCATAGTTTTTGTTGAAGTCAAAACTAGAAGCACTGAGCGTTATGGACAACCCAAAGAGTTTGTTAGTCTTCGTAAAGAAACCCTAATGAAAGAAGCCGCCGAAGCCTATTTAGAAATTAATGAATTGGAACTAGAACTGCGTTTCGACATTATCAGCATAGTGCTAAAAAACGGAAAAACAAAGATTGAGCACCTAGAAAATGTATTTTGA
- a CDS encoding LD-carboxypeptidase codes for MNKEQSSLHIPPYLKEGDKIALISTARKISRDELQEAVGCIKSWGLDVVFGKHLFNSHHQFSGKDDERTKDLQTMLDNPEVKAILCVRGGYGTVRIIDDIDFSQFQKNPKWLAGFSDITVLHSHIHKLNIATLHSTMPISFSSNTSEALKSLKDALLGKHLSIEIDHHPYNRFGQAKGQIVGGNLSILYSLIGSPSDLNTDGKILFIEDLDEYLYHIDRMMMNLKRSGKLSNLKGLIVGGMTKMNDNTIPFGKDAESIIKDMVSEYNYPVCFGFPAGHIKDNRALKLGVIAELKVDKQSSLNYEQSP; via the coding sequence ATGAATAAAGAACAATCTAGTTTACACATACCTCCTTACTTAAAAGAAGGTGACAAAATAGCTTTAATTTCTACTGCACGAAAAATAAGCAGAGATGAATTACAAGAAGCCGTAGGATGTATTAAAAGCTGGGGCTTAGATGTTGTATTTGGTAAACACCTTTTTAATAGCCATCATCAATTTTCCGGTAAAGATGATGAACGTACTAAGGACTTACAAACGATGTTGGATAATCCTGAGGTTAAAGCTATTCTATGTGTTCGTGGAGGCTATGGAACCGTTCGTATAATTGATGACATTGATTTCAGCCAATTTCAGAAAAACCCCAAATGGTTAGCTGGATTTAGTGACATTACGGTTTTGCACTCGCACATACACAAACTTAATATTGCTACTTTACACTCCACCATGCCAATAAGTTTTTCTAGTAATACTTCTGAAGCTTTAAAGAGTTTAAAAGACGCTTTATTAGGAAAACATTTAAGCATAGAAATAGACCACCACCCTTACAATAGATTTGGACAGGCAAAAGGGCAAATCGTTGGCGGCAATCTATCCATTTTATATAGTCTAATTGGCAGCCCATCAGACCTCAACACCGATGGTAAAATATTGTTTATAGAGGACTTGGACGAATACTTATACCATATAGATAGAATGATGATGAACCTAAAAAGAAGTGGTAAGTTATCTAATCTTAAAGGACTAATTGTGGGAGGAATGACAAAAATGAACGACAATACTATTCCTTTCGGTAAAGATGCAGAATCAATCATCAAAGATATGGTTTCTGAGTACAACTACCCTGTTTGTTTTGGTTTTCCTGCTGGACACATAAAAGACAATAGAGCACTGAAATTGGGCGTGATAGCTGAACTTAAAGTAGATAAACAATCTAGCTTAAACTATGAACAAAGCCCATGA
- the metG gene encoding methionine--tRNA ligase — protein MTKKRYTVTSALPYANGPLHIGHIAGAYLPADIYVRYRKSKQDDVLFVCGSDEHGAAITLRAKKEGLSPQEIVDTYHQLNKQSFADFGINFDIYHRTSDPLHHQTAQEFFEVLHEKGVFTESVSQQFYDEEHQQFLADRYIVGTCPKCGNDNAYGDQCEKCGSALSPTELINPKSTLSGNEPVMKETKHWYLPMQDHEDWLKDWIENGVFNGKQLHNPKHWRSQVIGQCKSWIDGGLRERAMTRDLDWGVKVPIEGAEGKVLYVWLDAPIGYISATKQWALENNKNWQDYWQNDAELIHFIGKDNIVFHAIIFPIILKTHGDFVLPTNVPANEFLNLEGQKLSTSRNWAIWLHDYLKDFEGQQDVLRYALCSTAPESKDTDFTWADFQTRNNSELVGIFGNFINRVVVLTNKYWDGHVPTKDKFTSYDEEVLEELSNCAEKVGQLIENYKLREALSEVMNLARLGNKYLADTEPWKLKKTDEKRTQTILNIALQIAAHLSVLSEPFLPFTAQKLSDMLNIELGRWDKIEELQSGHKINGANLLFSKIEDEVIEQQLSKLKA, from the coding sequence ATGACAAAAAAAAGATATACGGTCACTTCTGCTTTGCCTTACGCCAACGGACCTTTACATATTGGACACATTGCTGGAGCATATCTTCCTGCTGATATTTATGTTCGTTACAGAAAATCAAAACAAGATGATGTCTTATTTGTTTGTGGCTCTGACGAGCATGGTGCTGCTATAACATTAAGAGCAAAAAAAGAAGGGCTTAGTCCACAAGAAATTGTTGACACTTATCATCAGCTTAATAAACAATCGTTTGCTGACTTTGGCATTAACTTCGATATTTATCATCGTACTTCAGATCCATTGCATCATCAAACCGCTCAAGAATTCTTTGAGGTTTTACACGAAAAAGGGGTGTTTACAGAAAGTGTATCTCAACAGTTTTATGATGAAGAGCATCAACAGTTTTTAGCCGACAGATACATTGTTGGAACCTGTCCAAAGTGTGGTAACGATAATGCTTATGGCGATCAATGTGAAAAATGTGGTTCAGCTTTAAGTCCTACTGAGTTGATAAATCCAAAATCTACTCTGAGTGGTAACGAACCAGTAATGAAAGAAACTAAACATTGGTACCTGCCTATGCAAGATCACGAGGACTGGCTGAAAGATTGGATAGAAAATGGCGTTTTTAATGGAAAACAACTACATAACCCAAAGCATTGGCGTTCTCAAGTCATTGGTCAGTGCAAATCATGGATTGATGGCGGCTTAAGAGAACGTGCTATGACACGCGATTTAGACTGGGGGGTAAAAGTGCCTATTGAAGGGGCTGAAGGTAAAGTTTTATACGTGTGGTTAGACGCGCCCATTGGCTACATTTCAGCCACCAAACAATGGGCTCTTGAAAACAATAAAAATTGGCAAGACTATTGGCAAAATGATGCTGAACTTATTCATTTCATAGGTAAAGATAATATCGTTTTTCATGCTATTATTTTCCCTATTATTTTAAAGACTCACGGCGATTTTGTATTGCCTACCAATGTTCCGGCTAATGAGTTCTTAAATTTGGAAGGTCAAAAGCTATCTACCTCTAGAAATTGGGCGATTTGGCTACACGATTATTTGAAAGATTTCGAGGGTCAACAGGATGTGCTACGTTATGCCTTATGTTCTACTGCTCCTGAATCCAAAGACACTGATTTTACATGGGCTGACTTTCAAACTAGAAACAACAGTGAGTTAGTCGGAATTTTTGGCAATTTTATTAATAGAGTGGTTGTGCTAACCAACAAATATTGGGATGGTCATGTTCCTACTAAAGACAAATTTACTTCTTATGATGAAGAAGTGTTAGAAGAGCTTTCTAATTGCGCTGAAAAAGTCGGGCAATTGATTGAAAACTACAAGTTGAGAGAAGCCTTATCGGAAGTAATGAATTTAGCTCGATTGGGGAATAAATATTTGGCAGATACTGAGCCTTGGAAGTTGAAAAAAACAGACGAAAAAAGAACTCAAACGATTTTAAATATTGCTTTACAAATTGCGGCTCATCTTTCAGTATTATCTGAGCCTTTTCTGCCATTCACAGCTCAAAAATTGAGTGATATGCTAAATATTGAACTTGGTCGCTGGGATAAGATTGAAGAATTACAGTCGGGGCATAAAATCAATGGAGCAAATTTGTTATTCTCCAAGATTGAAGACGAAGTTATTGAACAACAGTTGTCAAAACTAAAAGCTTAA
- a CDS encoding carboxylesterase family protein, whose protein sequence is MKYVLIALLFFTSTQLFSQCDGRYESEIFDEVSKTVVEYTDVYDWSALDSGLDMDIYQPVGDTAINRPVLIFAHGGVYVTGNKDNPPMISLCEAFAKRGYVTASIQYRLTSSLSLLSPNASDIFSQTVLNSVSDMKAAVRYFRKDVAENNNAYGINPNFIFVGGYSAGAVTAAHLSVIDDNQVPAEFQSFYDEAGGIEGNSGNSGYSSEVSGAILLAGAINTLDFIDADDEPTVSLHASDDNTVSYECANALGNASLPYLCGSGKIHEELENVGVINDLYTFPSGGHAAPILDIEGTTVPFISDFLYNLICQSTSVDDTESPLFSVYPNPCQNYLNIENLNRVNSVVVVDMLGNIVLESQINSGMNQINTHALSQGVYFIYSTEEISEKQLFVKN, encoded by the coding sequence ATGAAGTACGTTTTAATTGCTCTATTGTTTTTTACATCTACTCAGCTTTTCTCACAGTGTGATGGGCGTTATGAAAGTGAAATTTTTGATGAAGTTTCCAAAACCGTTGTTGAATATACAGATGTTTACGATTGGTCAGCTTTAGACTCTGGCTTGGATATGGATATTTACCAGCCTGTGGGCGATACAGCTATAAATAGACCGGTATTAATTTTCGCACATGGTGGGGTTTATGTCACAGGCAACAAAGATAATCCGCCAATGATAAGTCTTTGTGAAGCCTTTGCTAAGCGAGGATACGTTACTGCATCGATTCAATATCGTCTGACTTCCTCATTAAGTTTGCTCAGTCCTAATGCTTCGGATATTTTTTCACAAACGGTACTTAACTCGGTGTCCGATATGAAAGCTGCAGTTCGTTATTTTAGAAAAGATGTTGCTGAGAATAATAATGCTTATGGAATAAATCCTAATTTCATTTTTGTTGGAGGATATTCCGCAGGAGCTGTAACGGCGGCTCATTTATCTGTCATTGATGACAATCAAGTTCCTGCTGAATTCCAATCCTTTTATGATGAAGCAGGAGGAATAGAAGGCAACAGTGGTAATAGTGGTTATTCCTCTGAAGTTAGCGGAGCAATTTTATTGGCTGGGGCTATCAATACTCTTGACTTTATTGATGCTGATGACGAGCCAACAGTTAGTTTGCACGCTTCAGATGATAATACTGTTAGCTACGAATGTGCTAATGCCTTGGGAAATGCATCGCTACCTTATTTGTGTGGTTCTGGCAAAATCCATGAAGAGTTGGAGAATGTCGGTGTGATTAATGATTTGTATACTTTTCCTTCTGGGGGTCATGCTGCACCAATTTTAGATATAGAAGGAACAACAGTTCCATTCATCAGTGATTTTTTATATAATTTGATTTGTCAATCAACTTCTGTTGATGACACAGAATCGCCATTGTTTTCAGTGTATCCAAATCCTTGCCAAAATTATTTAAATATTGAAAATTTAAATAGAGTAAACAGTGTAGTTGTTGTTGATATGTTGGGTAACATTGTGCTAGAATCACAAATTAACTCTGGTATGAATCAAATTAATACGCACGCACTTAGCCAAGGTGTTTATTTCATATATTCCACAGAAGAAATTTCGGAAAAGCAACTGTTTGTCAAAAATTAA